From the genome of Mucilaginibacter paludis DSM 18603:
GTTATAGTTTGATATTTGCAAAAGTGATCCATCGCATATTAACCAGTCCTGGGGTGCGTATGCACCTGCGAAAGCCCTTATTTCTCCTAAATATGCATCTGCCATATTGGTAAGTTTTTATTAGTGATTAGATAGGTTAGGTATTTAATTTATGGTCTGGGTGGATAAATCCCCTGTATAGCAATACAGAAGTTTAATGTAAGGAATGGCTGAACATTGTTATGAGCCTCACTACCTCCAACGTTTACTATACTCTCCGTATTTAAAGTTGTTTGCGTTGTCGCATTGCTGTTATAAGTATTGATTTGAACACTCGGAGAAGCTGAACTATGTGGAATAGCCAAAATATCATTAGGCTCGTTAACTAAACCTTGCCCATTATACACTGCAAAATAGTGATTATGAGCGGGCATTTGAGGAGCGGTGAGTGTAACAGTTTCAACACCGCCAGCAAGACCCATTGTATAGTTTGTAGTTGTAGCACTACTCTGGCCCGTACAAATAGGTGTCCGGCTACGTAAATCCGGCAAACCAAATGTTTTTATGCCATCACCCCCAAAAGATTTACCGAGTAAAGAATATAATGCAGTATTTTGCTGGATTTGAAGAATTGCACCATTGCAAAGCGCCCAACCATCAGGGGCAAAATTGCAGGAGAATAAACGAATTTCCCCTAAAAAATTATCTGTCATGATAAGAATATTTTATAAATTAGGTTGAATGTATAGTTTAAGGCTTTACAGGATAGTATCCAACAGTACAGATATAATATGCTATACCGAGGAATGGCTGCCGATTTTCATGCGACGCAGTGATGCCATTGGTTCCGCCTGCCACGCTTATTGAATTGAGGTTGAGAGGCATATTGGGTGGACTTGGAGGGTTAGCAACATATCCTTGCGCAGGTGTAAAGGTTGTAGCGGTTGGTTTAAGGGCATAATTGGTAAGATAATAGGTATTGTCTACAGGCGCATCTTTACGTAGCGTTCCACCACCAACGGCTCCATTAAAAGTGTGGGTGTGAGCTGGCATCTCCAACTGAGATAAGGTAACGCCTTCGGTACCTTCCTTTGTAGGTATTTGGTAAATTATGCCGCTGGCGGTTGATTGGCCCGACCCTATAAGGGCATGCCCCATTAAGTTAGGCAAATTAAAACTTCCAGTTTGTACGCTACCGTATATGGTGCCAATAACACTATACAAAGGCATGTACTGATTCTGATTTACAGGCTGTCCGTTACAAAGCAACCAATCTTGGGGGGCCCAATTAAAGGCAAAGGGCCGGATCTCTCCAATAAAAGCATCCATTGTGATAAAATAATTTAGGTTAATAAAATAATTTAGGTTTAGCCTACCGTGTAGGCAAGAACTAAATTAGGTATTTTTTGTAAATAAAAAGTAATATTTTAAAAAAAATAATTGCTGATGGGCTTGCAATCTGTTTAAACAAAACATCACTCGTTTTAGCATTATTAAACGTATCGTGTATTAACCTTGGGCCGGTTTATTTATACTGAAAAACTGATGGGTGTGCTTTTTGTTGATTAACAAGTGGTTATCGCTGTCTTGTTTTGATTTTCGGGGCAATTGTAAATGGCTATTCTCCTACCAAGTCGCGCTGTTTTAGTAAAGCTACTCTGCATCTCGAAAGCCATAGGCCCAAGACCCTGATGGTATTTATTTATGGCTTGTTGTAACGGTAAATAATACTAAATAGTCATCCAATAGCAGTTTATCAAATATAGCTACGGTTTTGTATATGGTTAGAAAAGGGAAGCAGCTAATAATAAATCAAAACAACTGAAAATAGAAAGAAAGACTTTATTCGGCTTTATAGAACTTGAAAAGCCATTCTTATTACGGGCAAAGCAGACAAAGGGAATGTAGTTAGTTTTTTAGCTTCATGTTACTGGTTGCCAAACAGGATCACGGTCGAAAGGTGTTTTATGATTTGGACGATGTACCTTATCATCACGCCAAAAGACTAAAGCCAATATTGGAAAGAAATAAGCATCGCTTAAAACTCGTCTATCTCCCGCCCTACTCTCCGGACCTCAATCCGATTGAATGAGTTTGGTGGTATATGTGAAAGAAGACATAACCGCTACGTTCAAAGTCTGGAAGATAGAATCACAAACTTTGATGCGTTCATGCAGCAACTTAAGGTTGAAAACGGAATTGGTCTTAGCTTAATTGTAAATATTTAGTAGACCTTTTAATGGTATTTGTAAAATTACTTTATGTTTTTCACATACTAATGAGGTGTTATTTGTTTTGCTTACACATCCTTGAACTCGCTTGAGGTAATGTTCCCGGCATTTTTAATAGATTTTATGCCACCAAAGCTTCCAGGTACAATTAACGGTTGGCGGTAAAAACAACAACTTTATGGAGAGGGTAGAGGGGAATAGGAGCGTGGGCAACCACCGGAGTTTTTACGGTAAGGCATCCGGCATAGTCATTTTTCAGCTTTTCAAAATAAGGTGAAAACCTAACCCCAATGTAACAGGCCCCGTATGAACTGCAATTTGAAAACAAATTCGACAACTCTTGAGAGGGTTGTCGAATTTTAATATACGAGTAAATCAATTAGCAATAAATAAGTATTCAAACATTGTTATCTGTATATCAACAACAATTATTCTTCTACCATCTCACTATTGATGCTGCTTTCTTCAACCGTTTCGTGTTTAAAGTAGCGTTTTTGATTCAGAAGGATCAGGATAACACCGATAGATATGGCCGAATCGGCCAGGTTGAATATCGGCCTGAAAAATATAAAATCCTCGCCGCCCCAAAATGGCAGCCATTTTGGGAAGTACCCCGAGATGAGCGGGAAATAAAACATATCAATTACACGGCCATGAAAAATAGGGGCGTAATTATAAATAACGCCGTAAAACGTAGAATCGATAATGTTGCCCATGGCACCGGCAAAAATAAGCGATACATTCATGATGAGGCCCCGGTGGTATTTATGCTTTACCAGGTGAACCACACCATAGCCAATGCCGCAAACAGCCACAATGCGGAATAGTGTTAGTGCCAGCTTACCCAGGTCGCCGCCCAGTTCAAGCCCCCAGGCCATGCCATTATTTTCGGTATAATGCAACATGCCACGGTTGCCCATAAACTTAATTTCTTCACCTATATACATATGGTGCTTCACCCAGATTTTGATGATCTGGTCGGCCAGAATGATTAAGGCTGCAATAAAGAAAGGTTTGATATAAGCTACCTTCATTTATTACTGTTTAAGTTTAGCTTCCATGCTTAACGTGGTATGCGGTACTACGCGTAAACGTTCTTTAGGTATTAACTTGCCGGTTTCGCGGCAAATACCGTAGGTTTTGTTTTCAATACGTACCAAAGCGGCTTCCAGTTGTTCGATAAATTTTTTCTGGCGGGCTGCCAACTGGTTAATCTGTTCTTTCTCTAAAGTGGCCGAACCATCTTCTAAGGTTTTATAAGTACCGGCGGTATCATCAGTACCGTTAGAGTTGGGGTTACTTAACGATGAAGCTAAATTATTCAATTCTTCTTTGGCACCCTTCAATTTATCCAGCAGCAGTTGTTTAAACTCTTGCAGCTCCGAATCTGAATATCGGGTTTTTTCGTTTTCTGTCTTCATTATACTTTACTTATAGCAATCAATAATTCAATTTCATCAATCACGATGATGTCGCCGTCATTTATCTGATCATCAAGCACTAAGCTGTCAGCTAATATTTCGGCGCAAATATAGGATAAATTATTTTTCACCGCTTCGCTGATCAGGGGGTGGTTTGTTAAGCGAACATTAATTTTATCCGTTACTTCAAAATTCTTTCCCTTACGCAGATTCTGTATCCGGTTAACTAATTCGCGTGATGTGCCTTCCTGTTTTAACTCGTCTGTTATAGTAACGTCTAAAGCTACGGTTAGTTTGCCTAAATTTGCAACCTGCCATCCCGGTACGTCTTCGGCAATAATCTCAACATCAGTTAACAGTATCGAGTATTGCGTATTGGGTATTGCGATAGAACCCTCGGTCTCAATTTCTGCTATTTGTTCGGCGCTGAAATTGTTAATGGCTTCGGCTACTAATTTCATATCCTTACCCACTTTTTGCCCTAATGCTTTAAAGTTAGGCTTAATCTTCTTTTTAACAAAACCCGCAGTATCTTTAATATACGCTATGTTTTTGATGTTAGTTTCCGAGAGGATCAACTCTTTAACCAATTCAACCTGATGCTCAAAATTCTGATCTAATATAGGCAATAAAATCCGGCCTAAGGGTTGCCTTACATTGATGCCCACTTTTTTGCGGAGCGATAATACCAGCGATGATACATCCTGCGCTAACTGCATACGTTCTTCCAGCGCCTGATCAACCAAATCGCTTTGATAAGCCGGAAAATCGGCTAAGTGTACCGATTCCACAGTTTCCTTTTTGGTGATGCTGTTCAGATCGGTAAATAAGCGTTCGGCAAAAAACGGCGCCACCGGCGACATCAGCTTGGAGATGGTAACCAAACAGGTATATAAGGTTTGGTAGGCTGACAACTTATCGGCCGAATTATCGCTCCTCCAGAAACGGCGGCGGCTTAAACGTACATACCAATTGCTTAAATGTTCATCCACAAAATTCTGGATAGCCCGTGTTGCCTTGGTAGGTTCAAAATCGGCATAAAAGTCGTCAACCTCTTTAGTTAAAGTGTTGAGCAGGGAGATGATCCAACGGTCAATTTCGGGCCTGTCGTTCAGCGCTATTTCTGCTTCGCTGTACGTGAAGTTATCAATGTTGGCGTAAAGCGCAAAGAAAGAATAAGTATTATACAACGTGCCGAAAAACTTACGGCGCACCTCATCCAATCCCTCTAAATTAAATTTCAGGTTATCCCAGGGCGCGGCATTGCTAATCATGTACCAGCGGGCCGCATCAGCGCCATATTTGCT
Proteins encoded in this window:
- a CDS encoding phage tail protein, with the translated sequence MTDNFLGEIRLFSCNFAPDGWALCNGAILQIQQNTALYSLLGKSFGGDGIKTFGLPDLRSRTPICTGQSSATTTNYTMGLAGGVETVTLTAPQMPAHNHYFAVYNGQGLVNEPNDILAIPHSSASPSVQINTYNSNATTQTTLNTESIVNVGGSEAHNNVQPFLTLNFCIAIQGIYPPRP
- a CDS encoding phage tail protein, coding for MDAFIGEIRPFAFNWAPQDWLLCNGQPVNQNQYMPLYSVIGTIYGSVQTGSFNLPNLMGHALIGSGQSTASGIIYQIPTKEGTEGVTLSQLEMPAHTHTFNGAVGGGTLRKDAPVDNTYYLTNYALKPTATTFTPAQGYVANPPSPPNMPLNLNSISVAGGTNGITASHENRQPFLGIAYYICTVGYYPVKP
- a CDS encoding transposase codes for the protein MLLVAKQDHGRKVFYDLDDVPYHHAKRLKPILERNKHRLKLVYLPPYSPDLNPIE
- a CDS encoding lipoprotein signal peptidase, with translation MKVAYIKPFFIAALIILADQIIKIWVKHHMYIGEEIKFMGNRGMLHYTENNGMAWGLELGGDLGKLALTLFRIVAVCGIGYGVVHLVKHKYHRGLIMNVSLIFAGAMGNIIDSTFYGVIYNYAPIFHGRVIDMFYFPLISGYFPKWLPFWGGEDFIFFRPIFNLADSAISIGVILILLNQKRYFKHETVEESSINSEMVEE
- a CDS encoding TraR/DksA family transcriptional regulator, with protein sequence MKTENEKTRYSDSELQEFKQLLLDKLKGAKEELNNLASSLSNPNSNGTDDTAGTYKTLEDGSATLEKEQINQLAARQKKFIEQLEAALVRIENKTYGICRETGKLIPKERLRVVPHTTLSMEAKLKQ